Genomic window (Chryseobacterium bernardetii):
TGCCTGCTATTGTTTCTACATTAAAGGGGGGGCATATCTGTGAAGGAGATAGAATTACCTTAGATGCAGGTTCAGGCTCGGGATATACATATGAGTGGAATACCGGTGACACAACACAGTCTATTTCAGTGAATAAACCGGGAGAATATACTGTAACCATCAGTAATGGAGTGTGTTCCAAAGAATTTAAAACACAGGTTATAAAAGCTGTTGTTCCTGAAATTATCAATGTAAATTATAATGACAGAGGAACAATGATTCTTACCGCAAGTAATCCTAGTAACGGAATATTGGAATACTCTGTAGATAACGGGCTTACATGGCAGGCTTCTAATACATTTACGAATGTCCCTAAAAATGAAATCATTTCTATTCGTGTCAGAGTGAAGAACACAAGTTGTGTAGGTTTTATTGAATATTTTACTTTTGTGATGAAAAATGTAATTACTCCAAACGGTGATAACATTAATGATATTATTGATTTCAGGGGAATAATCGGATATAAGAATTTCAGTGGTATGATCTTTGACCGTTACGGGAAAGAAGTGTTCAGGGCTGAAAAAGTAAGGCCGTATTGGGATGGCTTCTTCCAGGGGAAACGACTTCCGTCCTCATCATATTGGTACCAGGTTACCTTTGAAGATCCTGCAAGCAAATTGCCAACAGTGAAAACGGGCTGGATCCTGCTAAAGAATATAGAATAATTTAAAATGATAATTGAAAGGCTGACTGTTTTGTCAGTCTTTTTTTGTGAGATTAAAATAAATAAAGTTGATATTCTACGATAAATAAACTTGAATTAGTAATAATGTAAATAATGTTAAATTGAATTTCAATCAAAAAAAATAGTATTTTTGTTTAAAATAATATAAAATGTTAAATAGGAGGAAAGGAAGTTTATTTTTAGTGTTATTTTTTGTTTTTATGGGAAGCTTTATTTTTGCCCAGAACAGGGTGGTTAAAAAAAGTGTGCTTCCTAAAAGCAATGGTGCCACTGCCAAATCCGGAGCTTTTATAGATATAAACACTTCCAATTATCCTGAGTCTTCTTATAGTATTACTCAGCTTGTAAAGGATGTCCTCATCTCAGGCGGAGGATGTGCCAGCAACAATGTAAGCAATGTAGTGGTGTTTCCCAATTTACCACCATCTAATCAAAACAGAAGCTGGGGATATTTTAATAAGGCAACTACCAATTTTCCATTCAGTAAAGGGATTATTCTTTCCACAGGATTTGCAAAAAACGCAGGGAATTTTCCTGTGGCAGATCTTAATGATGATCTGGGCCCAAGTGGTGATAATGATCTTGCTGGAGCTTTAGGTATTCCTCCGGATAAACTGAATAATGCTACTTATATAGAGTTTGATTTTGTTGCTATTTCCACAGAAATTACTTTTAAATATTTATTTGCATCTAAAGAGTATCAGGATAATTTCCCATGTAATATTACAGATGGTTTTGCTCTGTTTTTGAAGAAAGTTGGAGATCCTACCTATACCAATTTGGCTGTACTTCCAGGTGGAGCCGGACCAGTGAGTGTAACGAATATTCGTCCAGGATATCCGAATTGCTCACCTAAGAATGAAGCTTATTATGGTGGTACAAATAGCAACCCTAAAATTGAAACTAATTTTGAGGGTCGAACTATTCCCTTAACTGCGAAAGCAACTGTGGTTCCCGGACAGACCTACCATTTTAAAATGGTATTAGCCGATTTCCAGGATGCCAACTATGATTCAGCTGTATTTTTAGATGCAGGATCATTTGATTTAGGAGTAAATATTCTTGGTCCGGGCGGAGTGAAGCTTCCAAACTCGGTCAATATGTGTGATAATGCACCACAAACATTTACAGCCTCTGTTCAGGTACCTAATGTGACCTACCAATGGTTCTTGAATAACAATCCTATTGCAGGGGCAACCAATGCCAGCTATACAGCAACACAACCTGGAGTATATACTGTTAAAGTGTATATACAGGGAAGTTCGTGTCCGGGAGAAGCAAGTATTACTGTTGTGGGAGGAACTTCCCCAACAGTACAGAATGCTACATTAACAGCCTGCTATGTTGCGGGAAATGCTACATTCAATTTACCTGCTGCACAGCCTGCAATAAGTACAACACCGGGTGCAACCTTTGCTTATTATACAACACAGGCAGATGCAGATGCTGGAAATGCCAGTACAATTCCTAATCCGGGGGCTTATCAGAGTGCGGGAGGAAAGGTGTATGTAAGAGTTATGAATGGCTTTTGTGCTAAGGTATCAGAGTTGACCCTGGTGAAAGCTCCTCAAATGACAGGTTCTATTGTTCCGCCAGCGGTACTTACTTGTGCTAATTCTCAGATTACACTGGATGCTTCAGCTTCAGTTTATCCTGCCGGAGCAACTTTTAACTGGACTACCACAGGGGGAAATATTGTTTCAGGAGGTAATACTCTAAATCCTGTTATTAATGCACCGGGAACATATACTCTAACGATATCACAGATATACCAACCTGGAAATATTAGTTGTACAGCAGCGGCAACAGTAACAGTGACAGGAAACAGTGCGCCGCCTAATACATCTCTTACAGCTTCTAAATTAAAAATTTGTAAAGGAGAATCTGTAACGCTTACAGCATCAGGAGGAGCTACCTATAATTGGGGCGGTGGTCTTCCCGGGAATGGAAATACACAAACTGTATCTCCTACGGTTACTACAACATATACTGTAACTGCTGTGGGTGCTAATGGATGTGCCTCTCAAAATCCGGCCACTATCACGATTGAAGTTTCAGAGCCATTTACAGCACAAAATGCTATTCTGCATAAGTGTTATCAGCCGGGACTAACCTATAATCTTAAAGAATCAGAAGGACAGATCACTACGGCAACAGGGGTTACGTTTACCTATTATATAGATCAGAATGATGCTAATGCCGGTAATGGTAATTTTATTGTAGCTCCTACAACATATTCACCGCTTTCAGCAAACCAGATAATCTATGTAAGAGTCAGTAATGGAGGATGTAGTTATGTAGTTTCGCTTCAATTACTGAGAACTGCAGAAACAACCTTAACAATAGCTGCTCCGCAGACTGTTACCTGTACAACTCCTCAAATTACGCTTAATGCATCTGCTTCTGTAATACCGTCCGGGTCTACTATTACCTGGACTACAGCAGGGGGAAATATCGTGTCCGGAGCTAACACTCTTACCCCTGTAGTTAATGCAGGCGGTACCTATACATTAACTGTTACCAATGTATTCCAGCCCGGAAATCTTAATTGTTCATATACTTCAACAGTAACTGTAAATCAGGATACTGTAAAACCAATTGCGGCACTTGTATCATCCCAGTCTCGTATATGTGAGGGGGAATCCGTAACATTGACTGCCTCTGGCGGAACTACCTATGTTTGGGGCAATGGACTTACAGGTACTGGAAATACACAAACTGTATCTCCCACGGTTACTACAACATATACGGTAACTGCTGTTGGAGCTAACGGATGTGCCTCTGCTACACCAGCAACTGTTGTTGTTCAGGTAGGACCTCCAATAGCCGGGGTCTCTGCAGATAAAATGAAAATATGTGCTGGCGAATCCGTTACGCTTACTGCTACAGGGGGAATTACCTATAATTGGGTAGGTCTTACAGGAAATGGAGATACGCAGGTAGTAACACCTGCAGTAACAACAGAGTATTCTGTATATGCATTGGGAGGAAACGGATGTAGTTCTCTTGATCCAGCCAAAATAAAAATTGAAGTAGTTCCTGCTATTGTTTCTACATTGAAAGATGTATATGTATGTGCAGGAGATGATGGAATTCTTGATGCAGGACCGGGACTTAATTATACATATCTGTGGAGTACAGGAGCTACTACACAGACAATTACTACAAAAACTCCGGGAACTTACTCTGTAACCATCAGTAACGGAGTGTGTTCTAAAGTGTTTACAGCACAGCTTATCAATCCGGCCCTTCCTGAGATTACCAATGTGGTACATAATAAGAATACACTTACCCTTACAGCAAGTAATCCAACGGGAGGAACTCTGGAATATTCTATAGATAAGGGATTAACCTGGCAGGACTCAAATGTATTTGGTGGTGTTTTGGATAATACAATGTATCATTTGATGGTTAGGGTGAAAAATGCAAAATGTGGAACTTCAATAGATTATTTCACCTTCGTACTGAGCAATGCTATTACACCTAATATGGATGGGAAAAATGATACGATAGACTTTAGCGGAATCAGTGGGTATAAAGATTTTGCGGCTTCTATTTTCGATAGATATGGAGCTGAGGTCTTCAAGGCATCCAAAGGAGATGTGATATGGCGAGGATCTCTAAAGGGAATCAATTTGCCTACAGGAACTTATTGGTATAAAGTTCAATGGGAAAATCCTGCAAATAAGAAATTAGAACAGCGCTCAGGCTGGATCTTGTTGAAAAACAGAAATTAAATCATTTAATAATGTGTAATAAACAGTAAATCCCTTCATAAGTGAAGGGATTTACTGTTTATTATAGTGTATGTTAATCGTATTTCAGTATTTTTTCTCGATTAATAGTGAATTTTGTAAATTATATTTTGAATTTTAATTATCATTCTGTTAAAAGTATCGGTATTGTTTTTAATTGCTAATTGTTGATGAAAATGTTATAGTTTTTTTATAAAAAACGCAAATATGTGTATTGTATATTTAAAAAAAAATTAAATTTGTTGAAACAAAAATATTATGACAAGATACCTACCGCTTTGTTTGTTTTTTTTATTTATCTCGAATTTTTCGTTTTCTCAAAATCAACAGCCCAGACAGTCCGTAAAAAAGCAGGCATCTGCCCAGTCTAAAAAGGCAGGCGCTTTTATTGATGTGAATGCTCCTGGATATCCTGAATCCAGTTTTACAATAGACAAATTGGTGAAAGATGTATTGATTTCATCAGGAACAAATACTTGTATTACTCCTAATGTTACCAATGTGAAAATTACTCCTAATCATGCTGTAGGAGATGCCAACAGAGCCTGGGGATACTTCCATAAAGGAACCACTAACTTCCCTTTTAAAGATGGGATTGTGCTTTCTACAGGGTATGCCAGAAAGGCCGGTAATAGTTTTGAAGCCAGTAACAGTGATACCAATGGAGGAGGAACTGACAGTGATCTTGCACAGGTTATTGGTGTACCAGCAAATGAACTGAATGATGCAGTGCTTTTGGAATTTGACTTTGTTCCTACAACTTCTCAAATTAAATTTAATTATTTGATTGCCTCTGATGAATATACAAGTACATTTCCCTGTAAATATGCAGATGCATTTATTATATTATTGAAGCCTACATCAGGAGGCCCTTATACAAATATGGCAATACTGCCTGGAGGAGCCGGGCCTGTAAGTATCACCAATATTCACCCGGCAATAGGAACTTCTTGCGGAGCTGTTAATGAACAGTATTTTGGAGGATACAATAATGCCAATATTGAGACAAACTTTAACGGAAGAACAGTTCCGCTTACAGCTGTAGCAGATGTAGTAGCGGGACAGGAATATCATTTTAAAATGGTTATTGCAGATTATCTTGACCACAGTTACGATTCCGCGGTATTTCTGGAAGGAGGTTCCTTTAATATCGGGGTAGACCTTTTAGGCCCTGGAGGTACAAAATTACCTAGTGATATTAATGTATGTGATAACGTCCCTCAGGTGCTTACCGCCTCTGTAAATGATCCCAATTTATTATATCAATGGTACCATAACGGAGTTCTGATTCCTAATGCTACAACCAATGTTGTTACTGCTACACAGCCGGGAACTTATACTATTGAAGTAAGCGTTCCCGGAAACCCTTGTCCGGGTAAAGCTTCCATAGAAATTCACGGGGGAACCACACCTGTTGCGCATGATGCTACGTTATTGCTTTGTAGCACACCGGATATCACTACTTTTGATTTAAGCAGCATTAAGCCAACAATCAGCACAACACCGGGAGCTATATTCAAGTTTTATGAGAATAAGGCAGATGCAGTTGCTGAAAATAATAATTATATCCAGAACATTCTGAATTATAATGGGAATGACAATCAGACATTATATGTTGTTGTTTCCAACGGAGGTTTCTGTAGCAAATTGGTTGAGCTGAAATTATTTAAAGAAGAAACACCGGTTGCTAAACTGAAAACATCCGCTATACAAATATGCCCGGGAGAAACTGTAACACTTACAGCCGAAGGAGGAGACACTTATCTTTGGGATAATTTCCCGGGAACAGGCAATATACAGACAGTTACATTGCATCAGACAACCATATTTACGGTATATGCAATTGGAGCAAAGGGATGTAAATCTCTTAACCCTGCCACCATAAGAATTGAAGTGGTTCCTGAAATTAAAAGTCTGTTAAAAGATGTTGAAATATGTGATGGAGACCGTGTAACCCTGGATGCAGGCGCAGGAAAAAATTATAAATATAAGTGGAGTACAGGAGCTACTACCCAAAAGATAGAAGTAGATAAATGGGGAATCTATACCGTTGAAATTGATAACGGATACTGTAAAAAAATCTTCTCTGCTCAGGTAATGGGAGCTGCTATTCCTTATGTGACAGGAATAGATTATCAAACATCTAAAAAGACACTGACAGTTACCGCAGTAAACCCTCCAATGAATAATACACCAAGCAGTCTTGAGTATTCTATTGATGAGGGAATTACATGGCAGGATTCCAATGTAT
Coding sequences:
- a CDS encoding choice-of-anchor L domain-containing protein encodes the protein MLNRRKGSLFLVLFFVFMGSFIFAQNRVVKKSVLPKSNGATAKSGAFIDINTSNYPESSYSITQLVKDVLISGGGCASNNVSNVVVFPNLPPSNQNRSWGYFNKATTNFPFSKGIILSTGFAKNAGNFPVADLNDDLGPSGDNDLAGALGIPPDKLNNATYIEFDFVAISTEITFKYLFASKEYQDNFPCNITDGFALFLKKVGDPTYTNLAVLPGGAGPVSVTNIRPGYPNCSPKNEAYYGGTNSNPKIETNFEGRTIPLTAKATVVPGQTYHFKMVLADFQDANYDSAVFLDAGSFDLGVNILGPGGVKLPNSVNMCDNAPQTFTASVQVPNVTYQWFLNNNPIAGATNASYTATQPGVYTVKVYIQGSSCPGEASITVVGGTSPTVQNATLTACYVAGNATFNLPAAQPAISTTPGATFAYYTTQADADAGNASTIPNPGAYQSAGGKVYVRVMNGFCAKVSELTLVKAPQMTGSIVPPAVLTCANSQITLDASASVYPAGATFNWTTTGGNIVSGGNTLNPVINAPGTYTLTISQIYQPGNISCTAAATVTVTGNSAPPNTSLTASKLKICKGESVTLTASGGATYNWGGGLPGNGNTQTVSPTVTTTYTVTAVGANGCASQNPATITIEVSEPFTAQNAILHKCYQPGLTYNLKESEGQITTATGVTFTYYIDQNDANAGNGNFIVAPTTYSPLSANQIIYVRVSNGGCSYVVSLQLLRTAETTLTIAAPQTVTCTTPQITLNASASVIPSGSTITWTTAGGNIVSGANTLTPVVNAGGTYTLTVTNVFQPGNLNCSYTSTVTVNQDTVKPIAALVSSQSRICEGESVTLTASGGTTYVWGNGLTGTGNTQTVSPTVTTTYTVTAVGANGCASATPATVVVQVGPPIAGVSADKMKICAGESVTLTATGGITYNWVGLTGNGDTQVVTPAVTTEYSVYALGGNGCSSLDPAKIKIEVVPAIVSTLKDVYVCAGDDGILDAGPGLNYTYLWSTGATTQTITTKTPGTYSVTISNGVCSKVFTAQLINPALPEITNVVHNKNTLTLTASNPTGGTLEYSIDKGLTWQDSNVFGGVLDNTMYHLMVRVKNAKCGTSIDYFTFVLSNAITPNMDGKNDTIDFSGISGYKDFAASIFDRYGAEVFKASKGDVIWRGSLKGINLPTGTYWYKVQWENPANKKLEQRSGWILLKNRN
- a CDS encoding choice-of-anchor L domain-containing protein, whose product is MTRYLPLCLFFLFISNFSFSQNQQPRQSVKKQASAQSKKAGAFIDVNAPGYPESSFTIDKLVKDVLISSGTNTCITPNVTNVKITPNHAVGDANRAWGYFHKGTTNFPFKDGIVLSTGYARKAGNSFEASNSDTNGGGTDSDLAQVIGVPANELNDAVLLEFDFVPTTSQIKFNYLIASDEYTSTFPCKYADAFIILLKPTSGGPYTNMAILPGGAGPVSITNIHPAIGTSCGAVNEQYFGGYNNANIETNFNGRTVPLTAVADVVAGQEYHFKMVIADYLDHSYDSAVFLEGGSFNIGVDLLGPGGTKLPSDINVCDNVPQVLTASVNDPNLLYQWYHNGVLIPNATTNVVTATQPGTYTIEVSVPGNPCPGKASIEIHGGTTPVAHDATLLLCSTPDITTFDLSSIKPTISTTPGAIFKFYENKADAVAENNNYIQNILNYNGNDNQTLYVVVSNGGFCSKLVELKLFKEETPVAKLKTSAIQICPGETVTLTAEGGDTYLWDNFPGTGNIQTVTLHQTTIFTVYAIGAKGCKSLNPATIRIEVVPEIKSLLKDVEICDGDRVTLDAGAGKNYKYKWSTGATTQKIEVDKWGIYTVEIDNGYCKKIFSAQVMGAAIPYVTGIDYQTSKKTLTVTAVNPPMNNTPSSLEYSIDEGITWQDSNVFTGLLDNTNYTILVRRVGTHCIGTFDFFTLQINNFITPNNDGVNDVLDLKALGQFKNFTGSVYDRFGVEMFRFTKETPIWDGTLLGKRLPTATYWYKFTYEYPKSKTQMNWSGWIMLKNRE